In the Acropora muricata isolate sample 2 chromosome 1, ASM3666990v1, whole genome shotgun sequence genome, one interval contains:
- the LOC136916109 gene encoding multidrug resistance-associated protein 1-like isoform X3 — protein sequence MKVKNDHRSKFEAIGRSRSLKNIRTSAGFGHFASLIKTPSEQRFSSSSSSGLLIEYAENKGNDANSWKGYVYVVSMVVVATCQVLASQQAIHISFTTAMRVHASIIGAVYAKSLSLSQMSRRISTAGETMNLMTVDAQRVVTLVETFNQLWSAPLQICVAVYFLYVTMGVAVTAGLVTLFLLIPLNLLVARLVRKIQVKQLKNSDERIKLMNEVLSGIKVLKLYAWEESFISKITAIRNKELQYIAKSLYLNAGVSFTFICAPLLVSLSTFSVYVLLGNELTAGKAFVAISLFNILRLPLTLLPRVVVNFIQAQVSNHRLEEFLKLGELQPGNVIRNMPTHCSNVAVHIENGSFSWDRSEGVPILRNVSVNIPKGSLVAVVGQVGCGKSTLLSALLGETEKLDGKVYLKGSTAFVPQEAWIQNATLRQNVLFCQSLDRERYHHVLTACALDPDIKNLPAGDLTEIGEKGVNLSGGQKQRVSLARAVYFNADIYFLDDPLSAVDSHVGKHIFDKVIGPEGLLREKTRVFVTHAVQYLPHVDQIIVLQDGVVVEVGTYHELKTSRGWVAELVGNYSDRNVDDDVARSRQVPNTSALTTESQNHAGKARYHRSVSCHHGNQLQYRYHATRSHDEAHLTRLRMEKNAAKHLSSKKLQRPNKHDSVSSLGSLNSYLSICEGLDAECLREGEAVFSDDIADGNDRLLLQASSTVRQRQSLISGFSLNSLLSLVEADDHVNSRLTSGDNPTISLDVLEESVDSEDKVLNENESREIIESWDKRKEGRKSGRTTTEERSQTGRVKFSVIVAYARSMGILCALIILLSGFGAESSAIGSRIWLAKWSSTNVSTSKQRDTFLGFYALMGIGQVVLVTAMNLTLAYSALKASRRLHQGILINVMHLPMQFFESSPLGRIMNRFSKDVNSVDERIPRSLVMFLRTFLASLGTVFVISYSTPLFLTCVLPLVALYVFIQRLYISSSRQLRRIESVNRSPIYNHFFETLTGTSTIRAFSQQQRFITENHRRLDEAHVAHYPGICAFRWLAVRLEFIGASILFFAALFAVIARDTIAPGLVGLSVAYALQITGVLNWMVRQCSELETNIVAVERIKEYSMLTREADWIVPSHRPPEEWPHQGKIEIENFELRYRENLPRTLKNLSCFIGKEEKIGIVGRTGAGKSTLTLALFRILERAGGRIVIDGIDISQIGLQDLRSRLTIIPQDPVLFSGSLRMNLDPFDKHTDEQLWNALEVTHLKNFVIGLEKGLQHHILRGGENMSAGQRQLVCLARALLRKSKVLVLDEATAAVDLETDELIQQTIRREFADRTVLTVAHRLITIMDYDRIMVLRDGSVAEFGSPSELLSQRGVFFIMARDAGLV from the exons atgaaagtgaagaatgatcatcgcagtaaatttgaagcaattggaaggtcaagaagcctgaaaaatatcaggacttCAGCGGGATTCGGACATTTTGCTAGTTTGATCAAAACACCATCAGAACAGAGGTtctcatcatcatcttcatcagg ACTGTTGATAGAGTATGCTGAGAATAAAGGAAATGATGCGAATTCATGGAAGGGATATGTGTATGTTGTCAGTATGGTTGTCGTAGCAACCTGTCAGGTGTTGGCCTCTCAGCAGGCAATTCATATATCCTTCACCACAGCAATGAGGGTGCATGCCAGTATTATAGGTGCAGTTTATGCCAAG TCCTTGTCATTGAGTCAGATGTCTCGCAGAATCTCAACAGCTGGTGAGACGATGAATTTGATGACTGTGGATGCACAGCGGGTCGTGACACTTGTAGAAACATTCAATCAGCTTTGGTCAGCTCCCCTCCAAATCTGTGTTGCAGTTTACTTCTTGTATGTTACCATGGGTGTGGCCGTAACGGCAGGGCTGGTCACCCTCTTCTTACTGATACCATTGAATCTTCTTGTGGCCCGATTGGTGAGAAAAATCCAG gtgaaacaactgaaaaacagtGATGAACGAATCAAGCTGATGAATGAAGTGCTAAGTGGAATAAAG GTTCTCAAGCTGTACGCCTGGGAAGAATCATTCATCTCAAAGATTACAGCAATCCGAAATAAAGAATTGCAGTACATTGCGAAAAGTTTGTATCTGAATGCAGGAGTATCGTTCACATTTATCTGTGCACCTCTTTTG GTTTCCCTTTCGACCTTCTCTGTTTATGTTCTCCTTGGTAACGAGCTGACTGCTGGGAAAGCTTTTGTGGCGATCTCTTTGTTCAACATTCTACGATTGCCGCTGACTTTGCTACCAAGAGTCGTAGTTAACTTTATTCAG GCCCAAGTCTCAAATCATCGCCTGGAAGAGTTCTTAAAATTGGGGGAATTACAACCTGGTAACGTCATAAGAAACATGCCAACGCACT GTTCTAATGTAGCTGTACACATTGAGAATGGTTCATTTTCTTGGGATCGAAGTGAAGGCGTTCCAATTTtaagaaa CGTCAGTGTAAACATTCCCAAGGGTTCgcttgttgctgttgttggtCAGGTTGGTTGTGGAAAGTCTACACTTCTGTCAGCTCTTCTTGGAGAAACAGAAAAACTGGACGGAAAAGTCTACTTGAAG GGAAGTACAGCATTTGTCCCGCAGGAGGCCTGGATCCAGAATGCAACATTGCGacaaaatgtgctgttttgtcAATCACTTGATCGTGAGCGTTATCATCACGTGCTTACGGCGTGCGCCCTCGATCCTGATATCAAGAATTTGCCGGCGGGAGACCTAACGGAAATTGGAGAAAAA GGTGTCAACCTGAGTGGAGGACAGAAGCAGCGAGTGAGTTTAGCTCGTGCAGTTTATTTTAATGCTGATATCTACTTTTTGGATGATCCACTCAGCGCTGTGGATTCACATGTGGGAAAGCACATCTTTGATAAAGTTATTGGACCCGAAGGATTACTGAGAGAAAAG aCGCGTGTTTTTGTGACTCATGCTGTGCAGTATTTGCCTCATGTGGACCAGATCATTGTTCTCCAAGATGGCGTTGTCGTAGAA gTGGGAACTTATCATGAGCTAAAGACTTCTCGAGGCTGGGTTGCTGAACTTGTTGGTAACTATAGCGACAGAAACGTCGATGACGACGTTGCAA GAAGCAGGCAGGTACCAAACACGAGTGCATTAACGACAGAGTCGCAAAATCATGCTGGTAAGGCGAGGTACCATCGCTCCGTCAGCTGTCACCATGGCAACCAATTGCAGTATCGTTACCATGCCACTAGATCTCATGATGAGGCTCACTTAACCAGACTGAGAATGGAAAAGAATGCTGCAAAACATCTTTCGAGTAAAAAATTGCAAAGACCAAACAAGCATGACAGTGTATCTTCGTTGGGTTCCTTAAATAGTTATTTGTCGATTTGTGAAGGATTGGATGCGGAATGTTTAAGAGAGGGGGAAGCTGTGTTCAGCGACGATATCGCTGACGGAAATGACCGACTATTGTTGCAAGCAAGCTCAACTGTGCGCCAACGACAGAGTTTGATCAGCGGTTTCTCGCTGAATAGTCTGCTGTCATTGGTCGAGGCGGATGATCACGTGAACAGCAGACTGACATCAGGTGATAATCCAACAATTTCTTTGGACGTTCTTGAGGAAAGCGTCGATAGCGAGGACAAAGTactgaatgaaaatgaatctAGAGAAATAATTGAATCCTGGGATAAGAGAAAAGAAGGAAGGAAAAGTGGAAGAACAACCACAGAGGAAAGGTCACAGACAGGAAGG GTGAAGTTCTCCGTCATAGTGGCATATGCTCGCAGCATGGGTATCCTGTGCGCCTTGATAATCCTGCTTTCGGGTTTTGGCGCCGAATCTTCAGCCATTGGGTCACGCATATGGCTCGCCAAATGGAGCTCCACCAATGTCTCGACGTCAAAGCAGCGTGACACATTTCTCGGATTCTACGCTTTGATGGGTATTGGTCAAGTTGTCCTCGTAACTGCAATGAATCTGACACTAGCCTACAGTGCATTGAAAGCCAGTAGACGTCTGCACCAAGGAATTCTCATTAACGTCATGCATCTTCCCATGCAGTTTTTTGAAAGTTCACCCCTTGGAAGAATCATGAACCGATTTTCCAAAGATGTCAACTCAGTGGACGAAAGAATACCTCGTTCCCTTGTAATGTTTTTACGGACATTCTTGGCTTCATTAGGCACTGTTTTCGTGATCAGTTATTCCACGCCATTATTTCTCACTTGTGTTTTGCCTTTGGTTGCTTTGTACGTTTTTATTCAG AGATTATACATATCTTCCTCGCGTCAGCTTAGAAGGATCGAATCAGTGAACCGATCACCGATTTACAATCACTTTTTTGAAACCTTAACCGGCACCAGTACCATCCGCGCCTTCTCACAGCAGCAGAGATTCATTACGGAGAATCACCGACGCTTAGATGAAGCTCATGTTGCGCACTACCCTGGTATCTGCGCGTTCAG GTGGTTAGCTGTGCGTTTGGAGTTTATAGGAGCTTCAATTTTGTTCTTTGCTGCTTTGTTTGCTGTGATTGCGAGGGATACCATAGCGCCTGGACTCGTTGGGCTCTCTGTGGCTTATGCATTACAG ATCACGGGTGTTTTAAATTGGATGGTGAGGCAGTGCAGTGAATTGGAAACCAATATTGTTGCTGTGGAAAGAATAAAGGAGTACAGCATGTTAACTCGCGAG GCTGACTGGATAGTTCCCTCTCACCGTCCCCCTGAAGAGTGGCCCCACCAGGGGAAGATAGAGATAGAGAATTTTGAGCTGCGTTACCGAGAGAACCTACCTCGGACACTGAAAAACTTGAGTTGTTTCATCGGAAAAGAGGAGAAG ATTGGTATCGTTGGTCGCACTGGTGCTGGCAAATCCACGCTGACTTTGGCTTTGTTCCGCATCCTGGAGAGAGCTGGAGGAAGAATTGTTATTGATGGTATTGATATTTCTCAGATTGGACTTCAGGACCTGCGATCGAGACTCACCATCATCCCACAG GACCCCGTGTTGTTTTCTGGATCTCTTCGTATGAACCTTGATCCGTTCGATAAACACACTGATGAACAGCTGTGGAATGCACTTGAAGTGACTCACCTAAAGAACTTTGTGATTGGACTTGAAAAAGGGCTTCAGCACCACATCCTCAGAGGTGGAGAAAACATGAG TGCTGGTCAGCGACAGTTGGTATGTTTGGCGCGTGCACTGCTCCGTAAAAGCAAAGTCCTTGTTCTTGATGAAGCCACGGCTGCAGTGGACCTGGAAACTGATGAGCTCATTCAACAGACGATACGACGAGAGTTCGCTGACCGCACAGTGCTCACTGTTGCTCACAGGCTCATCACCATCATGGATTACGATCG GATCATGGTTTTAAGAGACGGATCAGTAGCTGAGTTTGGTTCCCCGTCAGAATTGTTATCCCAAAGAGGAGTGTTCTTCATCATGGCCCGAGATGCTGGCCTGGTTTAG